A single Dechloromonas denitrificans DNA region contains:
- a CDS encoding DMT family transporter translates to MQRLYPFLFVFLWSTGFIGAKYGLPYAEPLSFLLSRYILVIALMTAVVLASRAPWPKEPRQWLHIGVSGLLVHAVYLGGVFVAIKHGLPAGVTALVVGMQPLLTALGAGWLLGEKVSGRQWGGLALGFVGVALVVSGKFGEAAALGPMLVPALLALLGITVGTLYQKRFCAQFDLRTGSLIQFVPSALVTALAVALFEDFRIEWTGDFVFALGWLVLVLSIGAISLLNLLIRSGSAVNVASLFYLTPLSTALIAFVIFAEKLSVTAAIGMLVAVSGVYLVARAK, encoded by the coding sequence ATGCAACGCCTCTACCCCTTCCTCTTCGTTTTTCTGTGGAGTACCGGCTTCATCGGGGCCAAGTACGGCTTGCCCTATGCCGAGCCGCTGTCCTTTCTGCTCAGCCGCTACATTCTGGTCATCGCGCTGATGACCGCGGTGGTCCTGGCCAGCCGCGCGCCCTGGCCGAAGGAGCCGCGCCAGTGGCTGCACATCGGCGTTTCCGGTTTGCTGGTCCATGCGGTCTATCTCGGCGGCGTCTTTGTCGCCATCAAGCACGGCCTGCCGGCCGGCGTCACGGCGCTGGTGGTCGGCATGCAACCGCTGCTGACGGCGCTCGGCGCCGGCTGGCTGCTCGGCGAAAAAGTCAGCGGCCGGCAATGGGGCGGCTTGGCGCTCGGCTTCGTCGGCGTCGCCCTGGTCGTTTCCGGCAAATTCGGCGAAGCGGCGGCGCTTGGCCCGATGCTCGTTCCAGCCCTGCTCGCGCTGCTCGGCATCACCGTCGGTACCTTGTACCAGAAGCGTTTTTGCGCCCAGTTCGACTTGCGTACCGGCTCGCTGATCCAGTTCGTGCCGAGCGCCCTGGTGACGGCGCTGGCCGTTGCCTTGTTCGAGGATTTTCGCATCGAGTGGACCGGCGATTTCGTCTTTGCCCTCGGCTGGCTCGTCCTGGTCCTGTCGATCGGCGCGATCAGCCTGCTCAACCTGCTGATCCGCAGCGGCAGCGCGGTCAATGTCGCCAGCCTGTTCTACCTGACGCCCTTGAGTACCGCGCTGATTGCCTTCGTGATTTTCGCCGAGAAACTCAGCGTGACCGCCGCCATCGGTATGTTGGTCGCGGTCAGCGGCGTTTATCTGGTGGCCCGGGCGAAATGA
- the ruvC gene encoding crossover junction endodeoxyribonuclease RuvC: protein MSAPRILGIDPGLRITGFGVIEKHGNQLVYVASGCIKSNDKESLPERIKTLFAGISEVIATYQPNQAAVEKVFVNVNPQSTLLLGQARGAALSALVHADLSVAEYTALQVKQAVVGHGKAAKEQVQDMVVRLLKLPGAPTADAADALACAIAHAHGGQGLGALATAGYRVRGGRLIG from the coding sequence ATGAGCGCGCCGCGCATCCTCGGCATCGACCCCGGTCTGCGCATTACCGGCTTCGGCGTCATCGAGAAACACGGCAACCAGCTGGTCTATGTCGCTAGCGGCTGCATCAAGTCGAACGACAAGGAGTCGCTGCCGGAACGCATCAAGACCTTGTTCGCCGGGATCAGCGAGGTGATCGCCACCTATCAACCGAATCAGGCAGCGGTCGAGAAGGTGTTTGTGAACGTCAATCCGCAATCGACGCTGTTGCTGGGCCAGGCGCGCGGTGCGGCGCTCAGTGCCTTGGTCCATGCCGATCTGTCGGTGGCCGAATACACTGCGCTGCAGGTCAAGCAGGCGGTGGTCGGCCACGGCAAGGCGGCCAAGGAGCAGGTCCAGGACATGGTTGTCCGCCTGCTCAAACTGCCCGGCGCACCGACCGCCGACGCCGCCGACGCGCTGGCTTGCGCCATTGCCCATGCGCATGGCGGACAGGGTTTGGGGGCGCTGGCGACGGCCGGGTATCGCGTTCGCGGCGGCCGGCTGATAGGATGA
- a CDS encoding sensor domain-containing diguanylate cyclase, with protein MIRPATLVDRYRLILLLSLLLSCGFFATTLFGYFVSKQAIRSAIIGQDLPLTSSNIYSEIQKDLVRPVLISSTMAHDTFLRDWVLNGERNVDEMARYLAEVKDRHGAFSSFFVAQKSGNYYTGTGILKRVSEAEPRDAWYYRVRDMKEDYEINVDLDLANRDAMTIFINYRVHDFSGNYIGATGIGLTVDAVRRLIDEYQQRFHRTIYFADATGRIVFGNQAGQPTDLRSRPGLGALVDRILQEHSGLYQFEANGDNHILNVNYVPELKWYLFVEQNEDVALAGIRQTFYANLGISFIVTVIVIFLTYLTLHRYQSRIEEMASTDELTGLLNRHAFGILVDKLMAAYRRTPRPITFLLADIDYFKSINDRYGHRTGDQVLVGIAGVLKAAMREADFAVRWGGEEFLLVLQGCAIEEGEVVAEKLRQAVEAAHPCATDGSIGVTVSIGVSQYDGSESPDQTVNRADAALYAAKGRGRNQVCLTPPAGADGSSAEA; from the coding sequence ATGATCAGACCCGCCACTCTCGTCGACCGCTACCGCTTGATCCTGTTGCTGAGCTTGCTGCTGAGCTGCGGTTTTTTTGCCACGACACTGTTCGGATACTTTGTTTCCAAACAGGCAATCCGTTCAGCCATCATCGGCCAGGATCTGCCGCTGACCTCCAGCAATATCTATTCCGAAATCCAGAAGGATCTGGTCCGGCCGGTGCTGATCTCGTCGACCATGGCCCACGACACGTTTCTGCGCGACTGGGTGCTCAACGGCGAGCGCAATGTCGACGAGATGGCCCGCTACCTGGCCGAGGTCAAGGATCGGCATGGCGCCTTCAGCAGTTTCTTCGTGGCGCAGAAAAGCGGGAATTACTACACCGGCACCGGCATCCTCAAGCGGGTGAGCGAAGCCGAGCCGCGCGATGCCTGGTACTACCGGGTGCGCGACATGAAAGAGGACTACGAGATCAATGTCGATCTCGATCTGGCCAATCGCGACGCGATGACCATTTTCATCAACTACCGGGTCCATGACTTCTCCGGCAACTATATCGGCGCCACCGGCATCGGCCTGACCGTCGATGCGGTACGCCGCCTGATCGACGAATACCAACAGCGCTTCCACCGCACCATCTACTTTGCCGACGCCACTGGCCGCATCGTTTTCGGTAACCAGGCCGGCCAGCCGACCGATCTGCGCAGCCGTCCCGGACTCGGGGCGCTGGTCGACCGCATCCTGCAGGAGCACTCGGGCTTGTATCAATTCGAGGCGAACGGCGACAACCACATTCTCAACGTCAATTACGTGCCCGAATTGAAGTGGTACCTGTTCGTCGAGCAAAACGAGGATGTCGCGCTGGCCGGCATTCGTCAGACCTTTTATGCCAACCTCGGGATCAGTTTCATCGTCACGGTGATCGTCATCTTCCTGACCTACCTGACGCTGCACCGCTACCAGTCGCGCATCGAGGAAATGGCATCGACCGACGAACTGACCGGCCTGCTCAACCGCCATGCCTTCGGCATCCTGGTCGACAAGCTGATGGCCGCCTATCGCCGCACGCCGCGACCAATCACCTTCCTGCTGGCCGATATCGACTACTTCAAGAGCATCAACGACCGCTATGGCCACCGCACTGGCGATCAGGTGCTGGTCGGCATTGCCGGGGTGCTCAAGGCGGCGATGCGGGAAGCCGATTTTGCCGTGCGCTGGGGCGGCGAGGAATTCCTGCTGGTGCTTCAGGGCTGTGCCATCGAGGAAGGCGAGGTCGTCGCCGAAAAGCTCCGGCAGGCGGTCGAGGCGGCCCATCCGTGCGCCACTGACGGGTCGATCGGGGTGACGGTCAGCATCGGCGTCAGCCAGTATGACGGGAGCGAATCGCCGGATCAGACGGTGAATCGGGCCGACGCGGCGCTCTATGCGGCCAAGGGCAGGGGGCGTAACCAGGTTTGCCTGACGCCGCCGGCCGGCGCCGACGGATCGTCAGCCGAGGCCTGA
- a CDS encoding serine aminopeptidase domain-containing protein — MNARHPERVAPPQALELTAADGYRLAAHLWPAVGPVEAVVVINPATAVKADYYHRYAAFLSEHGMAVLTYDYRGIGASRQGSLRRWKRITKLDWGRYDCDAALRQAKRLFPECPIFLVGHSIGGLLLGLAPSAGLVDRALTVAAQYAYWRDYGPGKGWMWLRWHLLMPLLTAACGYFPARRLGWHEDLPAGAAYEWARRPASLEQAYRGRGAKGDDPLRYFPEMRGDLLAIGLHDDSFGTPAAVGRLLAYYRNALRHHVRIAPDSIGSPAIGHFAFFNSRFRDTLWQESVDWLRHGRLSRQPLETLPPEGG, encoded by the coding sequence ATGAATGCCCGTCATCCCGAGCGGGTGGCACCGCCGCAGGCGCTGGAACTGACGGCCGCCGATGGCTACCGTCTGGCCGCCCATCTCTGGCCGGCGGTCGGGCCGGTCGAGGCGGTCGTCGTGATCAATCCGGCGACTGCCGTCAAGGCCGACTACTACCACCGTTACGCCGCCTTCCTCAGCGAACACGGCATGGCCGTGCTGACCTACGACTATCGCGGCATCGGTGCCTCGCGCCAGGGCAGCCTGCGTCGCTGGAAGCGGATCACCAAGCTCGACTGGGGGCGCTACGACTGCGATGCGGCGCTCCGCCAGGCCAAACGGCTGTTTCCGGAGTGCCCGATTTTCCTGGTCGGTCACAGCATCGGTGGCCTGCTGCTCGGCCTGGCCCCTTCGGCCGGCCTGGTCGACCGGGCGCTGACGGTCGCCGCACAATACGCCTACTGGCGCGATTACGGTCCGGGCAAAGGCTGGATGTGGCTGCGCTGGCACCTGCTGATGCCGTTATTGACCGCCGCCTGCGGTTATTTCCCGGCCCGCCGTCTGGGTTGGCACGAGGATTTGCCGGCCGGCGCCGCCTACGAGTGGGCGCGTCGCCCGGCCTCGCTGGAGCAGGCCTATCGCGGCCGGGGCGCCAAGGGCGACGACCCGTTGCGGTACTTCCCGGAAATGCGTGGCGATCTGCTCGCCATCGGCCTGCACGACGATTCTTTCGGTACGCCGGCCGCAGTCGGTCGTCTGCTCGCCTATTACCGCAATGCGCTGCGCCACCACGTGCGCATTGCGCCGGACAGCATCGGCAGTCCGGCGATCGGCCATTTCGCCTTCTTCAACAGCCGCTTTCGCGACACGCTGTGGCAGGAATCGGTCGACTGGCTGCGCCATGGGCGGCTGTCGCGCCAGCCGCTCGAAACGCTGCCGCCCGAGGGCGGCTGA
- the ybgC gene encoding tol-pal system-associated acyl-CoA thioesterase, with amino-acid sequence MQGKITKMKYEPKPNAFSIPVRVYYEDTDAGGVVYYANYLKFFERCRTEWMRFAGHDQSQLASEAGIGFVARKASCEYLKPARLDDELIVGLEVEKLTRVRVVFRQHVRRGADELVTGTVEIACVNMATMTPSAIPDFLHRKLEALK; translated from the coding sequence ATGCAAGGTAAAATCACCAAGATGAAATACGAGCCGAAGCCCAACGCGTTTTCTATCCCCGTTCGCGTCTATTACGAGGATACCGACGCCGGCGGTGTGGTCTATTACGCCAATTACCTGAAATTCTTCGAGCGCTGCCGGACCGAGTGGATGCGTTTTGCCGGCCACGACCAGTCGCAACTGGCCAGCGAAGCCGGCATCGGCTTCGTGGCGCGCAAGGCCAGTTGCGAATACCTGAAGCCGGCCCGCCTCGACGACGAACTGATCGTCGGCCTCGAAGTGGAAAAACTGACCCGTGTCCGCGTTGTCTTTCGCCAGCATGTGCGCCGTGGCGCCGATGAACTGGTCACCGGCACCGTCGAAATTGCCTGCGTCAACATGGCGACCATGACGCCTTCCGCCATCCCCGATTTCCTGCACCGCAAACTGGAAGCTCTTAAATGA
- the ruvB gene encoding Holliday junction branch migration DNA helicase RuvB: MIETDKLVTERIIAPQAKSVQEEALERALRPKRLADYTGQVKIREQLEIFIQAARNRGDSLDHVLLFGPPGLGKTTLAHIVAYEMGVNLRQTSGPVLERAGDLAAILTNLEPHDVLFIDEIHRLSPVVEEILYPALEDFQIDIMIGEGPAARSVKLDLPPFTLVGATTRAGMLTNPLRDRFGIVARLEFYNAEELQQIVSRSATLLNAPLDSAGALEIAKRSRGTPRIANRLLRRVRDYAEVKADGNITRSVADAALAMLDVDSAGLDLMDRKLLSAVIDKFGGGPVGVDNLAAAIGEARDTIEDVLEPYLIQQGYLQRTLRGRIATPAVYRHLGLAEPASAVVRDLLAEG; this comes from the coding sequence ATGATCGAAACCGACAAACTGGTTACTGAGCGCATCATCGCGCCGCAGGCGAAATCGGTGCAGGAAGAAGCGCTCGAACGCGCCCTGCGCCCCAAGCGGTTGGCCGATTACACCGGTCAGGTGAAGATCCGCGAACAACTGGAAATCTTCATCCAGGCCGCCCGCAACCGCGGCGATTCGCTCGATCACGTGTTGCTGTTCGGGCCGCCCGGTCTGGGCAAGACGACGCTGGCCCACATCGTCGCCTACGAAATGGGCGTCAATCTGCGCCAGACATCCGGCCCGGTCCTGGAGCGCGCCGGCGACCTGGCCGCCATCCTGACCAATCTCGAACCGCACGACGTGCTGTTCATCGACGAAATCCACCGTCTAAGCCCGGTGGTCGAGGAAATCCTCTACCCGGCGCTGGAAGATTTCCAGATCGACATCATGATCGGCGAAGGGCCGGCCGCCCGTTCGGTCAAGCTCGATCTGCCGCCATTCACGCTGGTCGGCGCGACGACCCGTGCCGGCATGCTGACCAACCCGCTGCGCGACCGCTTCGGCATCGTCGCCCGGCTGGAGTTCTACAACGCCGAGGAATTGCAGCAGATCGTCAGCCGTTCGGCGACGCTGCTCAATGCGCCGCTCGATTCGGCCGGGGCGCTGGAAATCGCCAAGCGCTCGCGCGGCACGCCGCGCATCGCCAACCGCCTGCTGCGCCGGGTCCGCGACTACGCCGAGGTCAAGGCCGACGGCAACATCACCCGGAGCGTCGCCGATGCCGCGCTGGCCATGCTCGACGTCGATTCGGCCGGCCTCGACCTGATGGACCGCAAGCTGCTCTCGGCGGTCATCGACAAGTTCGGCGGCGGCCCGGTCGGCGTCGACAATCTGGCCGCGGCGATCGGCGAAGCGCGCGACACCATCGAGGACGTCCTCGAGCCTTATCTGATTCAGCAGGGCTACCTGCAGCGGACCTTGCGCGGCCGCATCGCCACGCCGGCCGTCTATCGCCACCTCGGGCTGGCCGAGCCGGCCAGTGCGGTGGTCCGCGACCTGCTCGCCGAAGGCTGA
- a CDS encoding DUF2917 domain-containing protein, translating into MSPILQAVNETPLHVLLRRRETLLVQGCGELCCEDGEVWLTEAGSNRDCILSPGDRWPLQQGLEVALSSLAGARLSLASVP; encoded by the coding sequence ATGTCGCCGATCCTGCAAGCTGTCAATGAAACGCCGCTCCACGTGCTGTTGCGGCGACGCGAAACCCTGCTCGTCCAGGGCTGTGGCGAGTTGTGTTGCGAAGATGGCGAGGTCTGGCTGACCGAGGCCGGCAGCAATCGGGACTGTATCCTGAGTCCGGGTGACCGCTGGCCCTTGCAACAAGGCCTCGAGGTCGCGCTGTCGAGCCTGGCCGGCGCCCGGCTGAGCCTGGCGTCCGTGCCATGA
- a CDS encoding YebC/PmpR family DNA-binding transcriptional regulator → MAGHSKWANIQHRKGRQDEKRGAAFSKIAKEITVAAKMGGGDINFNPRLRVAVDKAKGVNMPKDKIDTAVKKGTGELEGVDYVEIRYEGYGIGGAAIMVDCLTDNKVRTVAEVRHAFSKFGGNMGSDGCVAFQFKHCGQMIFAPGTDEAALMDAAIEAGADDVNTNEDGSIEVLTPPNEFIAVKDALEAAGFKPEFGEVTMKPEAENEFTGEDAVRMQKLLDVLENLDDVQEIYTTAVMDE, encoded by the coding sequence ATGGCCGGACATAGTAAATGGGCCAATATCCAGCACCGTAAAGGCCGTCAGGACGAAAAGCGCGGCGCCGCGTTCTCCAAGATCGCCAAGGAAATCACCGTCGCCGCCAAGATGGGCGGCGGCGACATTAACTTCAATCCCCGCCTGCGCGTCGCGGTGGACAAGGCCAAGGGCGTCAACATGCCCAAGGACAAGATCGACACCGCCGTCAAGAAGGGTACCGGCGAGCTCGAAGGCGTCGATTACGTCGAGATCCGCTACGAAGGCTACGGCATCGGCGGCGCGGCGATCATGGTCGATTGCCTGACCGACAACAAGGTGCGTACCGTGGCCGAAGTCCGCCACGCGTTCTCCAAGTTCGGCGGCAACATGGGTTCCGACGGTTGCGTCGCCTTCCAGTTCAAGCATTGCGGCCAGATGATCTTCGCCCCGGGCACCGACGAAGCGGCGCTGATGGATGCTGCGATCGAAGCCGGTGCCGACGACGTCAACACCAATGAAGATGGCTCGATCGAGGTGCTGACGCCGCCCAACGAGTTCATCGCCGTCAAGGACGCGTTGGAAGCCGCCGGTTTCAAACCGGAATTCGGCGAAGTGACGATGAAGCCGGAAGCCGAGAACGAGTTCACCGGCGAAGACGCCGTCCGGATGCAGAAACTGCTCGACGTGCTGGAAAACCTCGACGACGTGCAGGAAATCTACACCACCGCCGTGATGGACGAATAA
- a CDS encoding AI-2E family transporter has protein sequence MFSEENPKRLAQVALVALLIIGCIAVLLPFIGAVLFAFVVWACTWPLYSEKLLPRLGGRDTIGASLMTLLLVLVMLLPMVFLAGSLANGADKLIDFAKPYVDQGLPLDPPAWLSGLPFFGVEIDNFWHQVASNRDELNALLKQFIAPLRQFALALGGIAANGLLQLALVLFVIFFLYRDGAKVSHALYVGARKLGGDLGEEILDKTRGTVVGVMFGIVGTAAAQGAVAMIGFLIAGVPGAILLGFATFFLSMIPIGPPLIWGGAAAWLYGQDQNGWAIFMALYGLLIISSIDNFVKPILIARGSGISILLIALGVLGGVLVFGFIGIFLGPVLLALGHMLLSRWTREEDPA, from the coding sequence ATGTTTTCCGAAGAGAACCCCAAACGACTGGCGCAGGTGGCGCTGGTGGCGCTGCTCATCATCGGCTGCATTGCCGTGCTGTTGCCCTTCATCGGCGCCGTGCTGTTCGCTTTCGTGGTCTGGGCCTGCACCTGGCCGCTCTATTCGGAGAAGCTGCTGCCCCGTCTCGGCGGCCGCGACACCATCGGCGCTTCCCTGATGACCTTGCTGCTGGTGCTGGTCATGCTGCTGCCGATGGTTTTCCTGGCCGGTTCGCTGGCCAATGGCGCCGACAAGCTGATCGATTTCGCCAAGCCTTACGTCGACCAGGGTTTGCCGCTCGATCCGCCGGCCTGGCTGAGCGGCCTGCCCTTCTTCGGGGTCGAGATCGATAATTTCTGGCACCAGGTGGCCAGCAATCGCGACGAACTGAACGCGCTGCTCAAGCAGTTCATCGCGCCGCTTCGCCAATTCGCGCTGGCGCTGGGCGGCATTGCCGCCAACGGTTTGCTGCAACTGGCGCTGGTGCTGTTCGTCATCTTCTTTCTCTATCGCGACGGGGCGAAGGTCAGCCATGCGCTCTATGTCGGCGCCCGCAAGCTGGGCGGCGATCTCGGCGAGGAAATCCTCGACAAGACCCGCGGCACGGTGGTCGGCGTCATGTTCGGCATCGTCGGCACGGCGGCGGCGCAAGGCGCCGTGGCGATGATCGGCTTCCTGATCGCCGGCGTGCCGGGCGCGATACTGCTTGGCTTCGCGACGTTTTTCCTGTCGATGATCCCGATCGGGCCGCCGCTGATCTGGGGCGGCGCGGCCGCCTGGTTGTACGGTCAGGACCAGAACGGCTGGGCCATTTTCATGGCGCTTTACGGTCTCTTGATCATCAGCAGCATCGACAACTTCGTCAAACCGATCCTGATTGCCCGGGGCAGCGGCATTTCCATCCTGCTGATCGCCCTGGGCGTGCTGGGCGGCGTGCTGGTTTTTGGCTTCATCGGCATTTTTCTCGGGCCGGTGCTGCTCGCCCTTGGTCACATGCTGCTCAGCCGCTGGACGCGTGAGGAAGATCCCGCATGA
- the ruvA gene encoding Holliday junction branch migration protein RuvA — protein sequence MIGRLTGVLAEKNPPQIVLDVNGVGYELDVPMSTFYNLPASGEKTTLLTHFAVREDGHYLYGFLSEAERFAFRQLLKVSGIGARTALSVLSGLSVGDLAAAVAQQELGRLIKVPGIGKKTAERLLLELKGKLAETTGISLRTAVDDAKQDISNALLALGYNEKEAASAMKQLPADIGTSDGIRQALKLLSKV from the coding sequence ATGATAGGAAGACTGACCGGCGTCCTCGCCGAAAAAAATCCCCCGCAGATCGTGCTCGACGTGAATGGCGTCGGTTACGAACTCGACGTGCCGATGAGCACCTTCTACAACCTGCCGGCCAGCGGCGAGAAAACGACGCTGCTCACCCATTTCGCGGTGCGCGAGGACGGCCATTATCTGTACGGTTTCCTCAGCGAAGCCGAGCGCTTCGCCTTCCGCCAGTTGCTGAAAGTTTCCGGCATCGGCGCGCGGACGGCGCTGTCGGTGCTCTCCGGCTTGTCGGTCGGCGATCTGGCGGCGGCCGTCGCGCAACAGGAACTCGGCCGATTGATCAAGGTGCCGGGCATCGGCAAGAAGACCGCCGAGCGGCTGTTGCTCGAACTGAAGGGCAAGCTGGCCGAAACCACCGGCATCTCGTTGAGAACGGCGGTGGACGATGCCAAGCAAGACATTTCCAACGCCCTGCTCGCTCTCGGCTACAACGAGAAGGAAGCCGCTTCGGCGATGAAGCAGTTGCCGGCCGATATCGGCACCTCGGATGGCATCCGCCAGGCCCTCAAACTGTTGTCCAAGGTCTGA
- a CDS encoding helicase HerA-like domain-containing protein has translation MSEPLYLAKSEDGYPALLPQMANRHGLITGATGTGKTVTLQSMAERLSYAGVPVFMADVKGDLSGAGAAGVLSPKLQQRITELGLEGFVPYANPVAFWDVFGQGGVPVRATISDMGPLLLARLLNLNDTQTGVLQLVFKIADDQGLLLLDLKDLRAMIQHVGDNAKTFTTEYGNVSSASIGAIQRGLLTLEEQGGDQFFGEPMLDIHDLMKVDGNGRGVINILAADKLIHAPALYSTFLLWLLAELFEQLPEAGDLDKPKLVFFFDEAHLLFTDAPQALTDKVEQVVRLIRSKGVGVFFVTQNPLDVPEKILGQLGNRVQHALRAFTPRDQKAVQAAAQTMRANPKFDAATVITELGVGEALVSFLDEKGRPAIVERSVIFPPASRLGPLSGEERQAMIQASPFLATYGQTIDRASAYETLRGKPAATQAAPGAIPAPPAGRAAPDANDWGNHSAQPRPTPAPQQSAPAPQESSGGGILDTIGGMLGGTTGPRGGHREGILEAAAKSAVRGMAGTVGRSVGQQILRGVLGSILGGRR, from the coding sequence ATGAGCGAACCCCTCTATCTTGCCAAATCCGAAGATGGCTATCCCGCCCTGCTGCCGCAGATGGCCAACCGCCACGGCCTGATCACCGGCGCCACCGGCACCGGCAAGACGGTGACCCTGCAATCGATGGCCGAGCGCCTCTCCTATGCCGGCGTGCCGGTCTTCATGGCCGACGTCAAGGGCGACCTGTCCGGCGCCGGGGCGGCCGGCGTCCTCAGTCCCAAGCTGCAACAGCGCATCACCGAGCTTGGCCTGGAAGGCTTCGTGCCCTACGCCAACCCGGTTGCCTTCTGGGATGTCTTCGGCCAGGGCGGCGTACCGGTGCGGGCGACGATCTCGGATATGGGACCGTTGCTGCTCGCCCGGCTGCTCAACCTGAACGACACGCAAACCGGCGTGCTGCAACTGGTCTTCAAGATCGCCGACGACCAGGGGCTGCTGCTGCTCGACCTGAAGGATCTGCGGGCGATGATCCAGCACGTCGGCGATAACGCCAAGACCTTCACCACCGAATACGGCAACGTCTCCTCGGCCTCGATCGGCGCCATCCAGCGCGGCCTGCTGACACTGGAAGAGCAGGGCGGCGACCAGTTCTTCGGCGAACCGATGCTCGACATCCACGACCTGATGAAAGTCGACGGGAACGGCCGCGGCGTCATCAACATCCTGGCCGCCGACAAGCTGATCCACGCCCCGGCGCTCTATTCCACCTTCCTGCTCTGGCTGCTTGCCGAACTGTTCGAGCAACTGCCGGAAGCCGGCGACCTCGACAAGCCGAAGCTGGTCTTCTTCTTCGACGAGGCCCACCTGCTGTTTACCGATGCGCCGCAGGCGCTGACCGACAAGGTCGAGCAGGTCGTCCGGCTGATCCGCTCGAAGGGGGTCGGCGTTTTCTTCGTCACCCAGAACCCCTTGGATGTCCCGGAAAAGATCCTCGGCCAGCTCGGCAACCGCGTCCAGCACGCCCTGCGCGCCTTCACGCCGCGCGACCAGAAGGCCGTCCAGGCGGCGGCGCAGACCATGCGTGCCAATCCGAAATTCGATGCGGCAACGGTGATCACCGAACTCGGTGTCGGCGAGGCACTGGTTTCCTTCCTCGATGAAAAAGGCCGGCCGGCCATCGTCGAGCGCAGCGTGATCTTCCCGCCCGCCTCCCGCCTCGGCCCGCTGAGCGGCGAAGAGCGCCAGGCGATGATCCAGGCCTCGCCCTTCCTCGCCACCTACGGTCAGACCATCGACCGCGCCTCGGCTTACGAAACGCTGCGCGGCAAACCGGCGGCGACCCAGGCGGCGCCCGGCGCCATCCCCGCCCCGCCGGCCGGCCGCGCCGCACCGGATGCCAACGACTGGGGCAACCACAGCGCCCAGCCGCGCCCGACGCCCGCGCCGCAGCAGAGCGCCCCGGCGCCGCAGGAAAGCTCGGGTGGCGGCATCCTCGACACCATCGGCGGCATGCTCGGCGGCACTACCGGCCCGCGCGGCGGCCATCGCGAAGGCATTCTCGAAGCCGCCGCGAAGAGTGCGGTGCGCGGCATGGCCGGCACCGTCGGCCGCTCGGTTGGCCAGCAGATCCTGCGCGGCGTGCTCGGCTCGATACTCGGCGGCCGGCGCTGA
- the tolQ gene encoding protein TolQ, with product MNVTQDLSILHLILEASAVVQAVMALLAGVSFMSWYYIFMKWFAVRLARTKTENFERDFWSGGDLNNLFNSAVNDRHHAGSMERIFESGFREFTKLKGQKNLDPKDVVDGSRRAMRATYQRELDALEAHLAFLASVGSVSPYIGLFGTVWGIMHAFRGLSNVGQATLASVAPGIAEALVATAIGLFAAIPAVLAYNRFAHDIDRLATRYESFMEEFSNILQRQMR from the coding sequence ATGAACGTCACCCAGGATCTTTCCATCCTCCACCTGATTCTCGAAGCCAGCGCCGTCGTCCAGGCCGTGATGGCCTTGCTGGCCGGCGTTTCCTTCATGTCCTGGTACTACATTTTCATGAAGTGGTTTGCCGTGCGCCTGGCCCGCACCAAGACCGAAAATTTCGAGCGCGATTTCTGGTCCGGTGGCGATCTGAACAATCTGTTCAACAGCGCGGTCAATGACCGGCACCATGCCGGTTCGATGGAACGCATCTTCGAGTCGGGCTTCCGCGAATTCACCAAGCTCAAGGGCCAGAAGAATCTCGACCCGAAAGATGTGGTCGATGGCTCGCGCCGCGCCATGCGCGCCACCTATCAGCGCGAACTCGATGCGCTGGAAGCCCACCTCGCCTTTCTTGCTTCGGTCGGTTCCGTTTCGCCCTACATCGGCCTGTTCGGCACGGTCTGGGGCATCATGCACGCCTTCCGCGGCCTCTCCAACGTCGGCCAGGCAACCCTGGCGTCGGTCGCCCCCGGTATCGCCGAAGCGCTGGTGGCCACCGCCATCGGCCTGTTTGCCGCCATTCCCGCCGTGCTCGCCTACAACCGCTTCGCCCACGACATCGATCGACTGGCGACGCGCTACGAGTCGTTCATGGAAGAGTTCTCCAATATCCTGCAACGGCAGATGCGTTAA